GGTCAGGCCGTTCATCTGCACGGCGTAGCGCAACGCGACTGCGTCGAACCATCCCACCCGGCGCGGACGGCCGGTCGTCGCGCCGTATTCGTCCCACGGGTTCGCGCCGGTGCCGCGCAGGCGCAGCGCCAGCGCGCCGTCCAGTTCGGTGACGAACGGCCCAGCGCCGACACGGGTGCAAAACGCCTTCGCCATGCCCACCACGCGAGTGATGGCCTGGGCCGGCGCACCCAGGCCGGTGAGCACGCCGCCGATCGTGGCGCTGGACGAAGTGACGAAGGGATACGTGCCGTGGTCAATGTCGAGCATGACCGCTTGTGCGCCTTCGGCCAAGATGTGCTTGCCCTGTGCCAGGGCGCGATGCAGCGTGCGAAAGGTGTTGGCCAGATAGGGCGCAACCCGGCGCGCGGCTTCGGCATATTGGGCTGCGGCCGCCTGCGCATCGAGCGGCGGGCGCTCGTACTCGCGCTCGAGTACGCGATTGACGCGCTGGGTGTGCTCATACACGGCATCGGCGAAGCGCTCGGGGTTGCGCATCGAGCCGGCGCGCAAGCCGACGCGCGCCGCCTTGTCGCTATAGGCAAAGCCGATGCCGCGTTGCGTGGTGCCGATGCCGCCGCGGGTCGCTTCGCGTGCTGCGTCGAGTGCGATATGTCCCGGCAGAATCACGTGCGCAGCCTCGCTAATTTGCAGGTTATCCGGCGTGACCGGGAACCCTGCGGCGACGATTTCATCGCGCTCCTTCAAGAAGTTGATGGGGTTGAGCACGACGCC
The window above is part of the Candidatus Roseilinea sp. genome. Proteins encoded here:
- the purA gene encoding adenylosuccinate synthetase; the protein is MSITVLLGAQWGDEGKGRITDALAADADVVARFNGGDNAGHTITIGQNVFKLHLLPAGIFRERCLNVIGNGVVLNPINFLKERDEIVAAGFPVTPDNLQISEAAHVILPGHIALDAAREATRGGIGTTQRGIGFAYSDKAARVGLRAGSMRNPERFADAVYEHTQRVNRVLEREYERPPLDAQAAAAQYAEAARRVAPYLANTFRTLHRALAQGKHILAEGAQAVMLDIDHGTYPFVTSSSATIGGVLTGLGAPAQAITRVVGMAKAFCTRVGAGPFVTELDGALALRLRGTGANPWDEYGATTGRPRRVGWFDAVALRYAVQMNGLTELALTKLDILTGLHPLRICVAYAYRGECLEDFPQDSEILSECTPIYEDLPGWTRDVTSARRFSDLPAEARAYIARIEALAGVRVTMASVGPEREQLVTR